The following nucleotide sequence is from Phycisphaera sp..
CGCGAGCGTGTCTTGCCCATCCAGCTCTCGCCCTTGCTGGTAAGCTCGGTGAGCCTGATGCTGGCCATCGTGTCGAGATAGCTTGTATCGCTCGTATCGGTCTCGCCCTCCTCTCGGGCCAGACCGGCGTACGCCTCGTATTGGGTCCCCGGGCCGTTCGTGGAGTCATCGTCGGGGCTTTGGAGCCGGATGACCTGGGACGCCGCCGGGGTTCGCTTCCCATCGAAGTCCATCGACTCGTAGCGCGATGGGCGGCGATTCCACTGGCGGCACCAACTCGAGAGAGATTCGCCAGACAGCGATGCGGCCCGGTTGAGTTCCAGCGTGTCATACTTCCCGGCGAACGAGTCGAGCGTATCGTCGTCGATCCGCGCCTGCCGATCCTCGTAGGGCTCATTGAACGCGGTGTAGTGAGCCTCTTCGCTTGCCAGGACGAGCTTGTCGCCGTCCTTGGTGTGCTCGAAGAAGTAGGCGATGCCCTCTTCCTCGAGCAACCGCTGCACAAACGCAAGGTCGGTCTCGTTGAACTGCACGCAGTAGTCGCGTTGCTTCCATGGCCAGGTATCTCCGAGCCTGGACGCGTCTCGATCCGACTCGATACCGTGGTCTGCGAGCACCAGATCCACGATCTGGAGGGTGGTGCGATCCTGGAATATACGGCAGTTCGTCCGGGTCTCCAGAGTCCCGATCGTCGGCACCAACTCGAGCTCATACACGACGTGGTCCTCTATGCCGTGTGTCTCGGCGTCGAGCTGCCAGAACCGCCGGATCATGCCACCAAGGTAGCGTACCTTGGGGAGGGGATTGCCATCAAGATCAACACCGTTCTCGCTTGTTTTGATCGCAAGCGTCAACCGTCGTCCGAGGATCTCGCCCAGAGTCACATCTGCAGCGATCGGTGTACCAAACAGGCCAATGGTGTACGAGAACGCGCGCCCGAGCGACTCACTGCCCCGCACGAGGTGGACGTAGAGCCCATCGAGAGCATCGGGAGCCTCATGGAGAGTGACGAAGTCCGCGTCATCGTAGATCATGATTCACCCCCTAGAGTCCGACCATTCTACACCCGCCCTCGGCTTGGATCAGATCACGGGATCGTGCCCACGCTCGCTGCAGAACCGGGCGACTTCTTCGCTATCCAACGTCACCACCGTGCGGATGAAGGCATTCCATGACAATCGCCAGGCGATCGCGCGATGGAGCAACGACCCAACGAGGGTGGCCGATCCATCGGTATTTGAGATCGGGGCCCCGAGCTGGAGTTCGACCTCGATGCCATGGGAGATGCCACGGGCGGACACCGATCGTGCCGGGCGGACGCGAGTGCCGAGGATTCCCCGGGCGAGGAGTGATGTATTGGCGGCTTCGGTGGCATCAAGGCCGCGGAACCAGTGCGCGAGACTGGTCGCGCCGTCGGCGAGCGGCTGGGCGGTCGCTCGTGCGTTCCGCAGCCAGGCTTCTTCCCCGTCGGTGAGCACCGCGGATGCTGGACTGGAATCACTGACCGATTCGATGCTTGCAATTGGAAATGATTCTGCCGGTTCGATGACGAGTCTGCCTGCCGAAGCGGCCATCACCGCGCCATCGGTGACCAGAGCGCTCACTGAGAGCTTCTGGGAGCCCGTGTGTGCGGCCGACCCGTCGGCGAGCACGAAGTCGAGGTGGTAGGCCGAGGCGCCGCGCTCGCCTGCCCCATCCCAACGGGCAACCCGGCGGTCCATGAACATGGCACGCCCTCCATCAACAGCCGCTCCGAAGCGGGGGATCTCGCTTCGTTTCTCGTCGAGTGTCCTGACCTCGTCAATCGCGACGATGTCGTATCGATCAGGGCGAGCTTTATCGACCCACAACTCGTTCGTGTTCGACGTGACGCGGAGTTCGAATCGCTTTCGGTACACGTTGGCGAGCGGCACGCAATGCAACGCCAGTTCGATGGGGGCAGAAATCGCCAGATCTCGAGGTGGGGCGCCGAACGCCGCCACGATCTCAAGGGTGCTCCCTTTGGCGTGCTGGCATACCTTGGCGAGGCCGCCGATGCAAACGCCTCG
It contains:
- a CDS encoding type VI secretion system baseplate subunit TssF encodes the protein MERQLLERYKQELRWLRSRAGLFAAEHPDAAARLGISDDACSDPHTERLLESTALLAAGVQRRIDGACPAVSCGILDAFGLAASPVTPSLVLARMTPTPDLDPGGFVVPRAAAFQATVAASSESCILTTCQDMTLRPITITRSTEHEQDIARLSLPIRARGALKLEFKRIGEATLADLGVEELTLHAIGPAGGAVHAALLSPNTRLFARSAPDPAWVEVSIGLADMTPSIAAGDAHSRSAQDALARECLALPERFRGVCIGGLAKVCQHAKGSTLEIVAAFGAPPRDLAISAPIELALHCVPLANVYRKRFELRVTSNTNELWVDKARPDRYDIVAIDEVRTLDEKRSEIPRFGAAVDGGRAMFMDRRVARWDGAGERGASAYHLDFVLADGSAAHTGSQKLSVSALVTDGAVMAASAGRLVIEPAESFPIASIESVSDSSPASAVLTDGEEAWLRNARATAQPLADGATSLAHWFRGLDATEAANTSLLARGILGTRVRPARSVSARGISHGIEVELQLGAPISNTDGSATLVGSLLHRAIAWRLSWNAFIRTVVTLDSEEVARFCSERGHDPVI